Proteins encoded within one genomic window of Deltaproteobacteria bacterium:
- a CDS encoding PD-(D/E)XK nuclease family protein — MTSFLERLFKYQGTEGRSPQEDFFTEALAGVLEAHPQMVAAFAEWLTGRKFKGADVATQKVVSGGNRLDMWLKAQDDGDRSHMIVLENKLDSKEGQDQLRRYERYLARQEAESRTLVYVSMHERSDFQPSTSTVSFLNRNWFEVYNWLKVQIRAWGHREARASVLIGELLELMEEWDMEMDLGAHDLASAVAYKGGVESRLLQILDTVWEECRKDCVSGSRWVYDNHGVCYRSAYVTDNNLYYDFGFDFKRDDEQWTARDLQLPSAYFGVRGGDVEKPVLNGLSEEWVVPPWTTWQTHERVRQLVMLETSGTSLHEGYLDFFLSSLEQAKAAIGTRRPRRASMIPV, encoded by the coding sequence ATGACCAGTTTCCTGGAAAGATTGTTCAAGTACCAAGGGACCGAAGGGAGATCACCGCAGGAAGACTTCTTCACGGAAGCCCTTGCAGGGGTGTTGGAGGCACACCCTCAAATGGTGGCGGCTTTCGCGGAATGGCTGACCGGCCGTAAGTTTAAGGGCGCGGACGTGGCCACACAGAAAGTCGTCAGCGGTGGCAACCGGCTAGACATGTGGCTCAAGGCGCAGGACGACGGCGACCGGAGTCATATGATCGTACTTGAGAACAAGTTAGACTCAAAGGAGGGGCAGGACCAACTCCGCCGGTATGAGCGTTACCTAGCCCGACAGGAGGCGGAGAGCAGAACGTTGGTGTATGTGTCAATGCACGAGCGGAGCGATTTCCAGCCATCGACCAGCACAGTCTCGTTCCTGAACCGAAATTGGTTTGAGGTGTATAACTGGCTCAAGGTTCAGATCCGGGCTTGGGGCCACCGAGAGGCGCGCGCTAGCGTTCTAATCGGGGAACTCCTGGAGTTAATGGAGGAATGGGACATGGAGATGGACTTGGGTGCGCACGACTTGGCGAGCGCGGTGGCATACAAGGGAGGGGTAGAGAGCCGGCTGCTGCAGATCTTGGATACGGTGTGGGAAGAGTGCCGAAAGGACTGCGTTAGCGGTAGCAGGTGGGTGTATGACAATCACGGCGTCTGTTACCGGTCCGCGTACGTAACGGACAACAACCTGTACTATGATTTCGGATTCGACTTCAAACGCGACGACGAGCAGTGGACCGCTAGGGACCTCCAACTCCCGTCGGCATACTTCGGTGTTCGCGGTGGCGATGTCGAGAAGCCGGTCTTGAACGGGTTGTCTGAGGAGTGGGTCGTTCCGCCATGGACAACGTGGCAGACCCACGAGAGGGTGCGGCAACTCGTCATGCTGGAGACGAGCGGCACTAGCCTGCACGAGGGCTACCTGGACTTCTTCCTATCGTCACTTGAGCAGGCCAAGGCCGCGATCGGCACCAGGCGCCCCCGGAGGGCGTCCATGATCCCGGTGTAG